The Bacteroides sp. AN502(2024) DNA segment CTTCCACCCATCAGCAATTAATATCCCATATTCTATCAATCTTTTTATTATTGCATCAACAAATACGGGAAATCACTAATTACTTGCGCTATACTTAATAAGTGATACAAAGGGGGATTCTCCCCCTTTTGATTGATTGAAGGATATTTATGCCATTAAAAAATCCAATGGCAAAGCAGACCTTTTACTCTCCTGCTTCGGGAATCGGTTTGATCTTATCCGCCAGTGCACTCCAGCTCGTTTTGTATGCTTCCACTTTATCCGTTGCCACAAAGATGGATTCCAAAGCATCGCATCCCTCGAAAGCCGAAGCATTATATCCTAAGGTGGTTGCCGATAAAATAGTCAGGCTTTTTAAAGCAACACAGTTCTTGAATGCCGAATTGAAAATATTAATGGTCCCCCTTGGAAGAATAATTGTTTCAATGGATGTGTTCTTGTCCTGTTCCGGAATAGCAGGAAGATTTATATAAAATGCGTTAGCTGGAATAGCAGCACTATATGTCAATTCCGAAAAATCAATATTTACGATGTCACTCGATCTCTTCAGAGGTGCAGCGATGTGATCTCTAAAACTTGGAGCTCCTCCGGAACACGTTCCTGTCACCTTAACACTCGATACCCCCTCCGGTATGGTGATTTCCGCACCTGTATATTCGATAGTAGTCCACTGGATCCCCGGATCTGTAGCAGCCTTAAACGTCACAGTCTTAATTACTGTCTGAGTTTCTCCATCCGAAAGCAAGAAGGCGACTGTAGCTTCTCCGGTTGCCGGATAAACCACTTTCAATTTTGTGTCATTTCCCGAACCGGTCACCTGGATTGTCCAGTTTGAAGGATTGGTATCCAACATTCTCATGATACAGCCTTCCGGAAGCACTATCGGATAAATCTCTTCTCCTGCGGTCTCTTTACTATATTCCGCTGCTAAATAGCCATTCCAGTTGATATATTTAGGAAGCTCTACCGTTATACCTCCGTTCAATGTAATCGTAACAACATTTCCCGATTGAGTAACGCCTGTCACAGGATGGGCAACCGGATATGACGGTATCGTCACTGAGTTATCACCAATGATTAATTTAGTAGAACCATCCTGATTGGTTTCCATCTTGATAGCATCCCCATTATTTACGTAAATAGTTTTACCATCTATCTGCAAGGGTTCACCGCCCAATGTCCAATACCATTTACCATCATCGCTTTTATCCACACCGATACTTTCTTCATTTGTTCCACTCACCTCACCGTCTTTGTTGTAAAACAACG contains these protein-coding regions:
- a CDS encoding PL29 family lyase N-terminal domain-containing protein codes for the protein MKLKSILCVVFAATLLGSCSYDDGELWDAVNGQEERISALEKWQKTVVEQLNSLQGILTATDYITDVEKVTKEDGTEGYKISFLHAAPITLFYNKDGEVSGTNEESIGVDKSDDGKWYWTLGGEPLQIDGKTIYVNNGDAIKMETNQDGSTKLIIGDNSVTIPSYPVAHPVTGVTQSGNVVTITLNGGITVELPKYINWNGYLAAEYSKETAGEEIYPIVLPEGCIMRMLDTNPSNWTIQVTGSGNDTKLKVVYPATGEATVAFLLSDGETQTVIKTVTFKAATDPGIQWTTIEYTGAEITIPEGVSSVKVTGTCSGGAPSFRDHIAAPLKRSSDIVNIDFSELTYSAAIPANAFYINLPAIPEQDKNTSIETIILPRGTINIFNSAFKNCVALKSLTILSATTLGYNASAFEGCDALESIFVATDKVEAYKTSWSALADKIKPIPEAGE